The sequence below is a genomic window from Sphingobacterium sp. ML3W.
TTCTTTAATAATACTGCTATCATAATGCTTTTCTTCTCGTATTTTGTACAATCCATTTCTTCTAATGCCAACTATTTCCAACATTATTTTATTATAAAGACTTCTTACGGCAGTCAATTGGGCACGGTTATCTGCTAATTTAGCATTTTCAGATAAAGTTATACTTCTTAACAATTGCTCTTTAATTCTTGCAATTGTTTCGTACTCTTGCATTTCTTTGCTGTAATTATTATCTAGGTAGGCAATAGATTCTTTAGCCAACTGAACTCGAATTTCATCAATCTGATTTTCTACAGGTTCCTCAACATCTATTTCATCTATTTTTATTATTCTTATAAGAATAGGAAGTGTCAATCCTTGAATAACTAACGTAATTAAAATAACGACAAACGTGATAAAGAGAATTAAATTACGGTGAGGAAACGGTTCTCCATTATTTAAAGTTAATGGTATCGCCAATGCAGAGGCCAATGAAACTACTCCTCTCATACCTGCCCAACCAACGATCAATGGTAATTTCCAACCGGGACTCTTTTCTCTTGTTCTGATTTTTTTTGAGATAAAGCGAGGTAGATATTCTGAAAGGTAAACTAATAAAATTCTTAATACGATGACAATGCCACTAATAATTAAAGCATAGTTAATCGCCTGGCCCTGCGAATACTGTCCCAATCCTGCTACAATTACTGGTAATTCTAATCCAATCAGAATAAACACGAATCCATTTAATAAGAATCCTAAAGTAGCCCATACCTCTTTTGTCTGAATCCGTGTATGATAATTCAAATAGTCACCAGAACGGAATGATAAAAATAATCCGCCACTAACCACCGCGAGTACACCCGACCAATGAAAATGCTCTGCAACGAGATACATGATATAGGGAGCTATCAATGTGATAGGAGTCGAAATGCTTGATGATTTTGCAATATAGCGTAAAAATAAATATAATATATGTGCTATGGCTAACCCCACAACAACGC
It includes:
- a CDS encoding Na+/H+ antiporter, with product MVEENLLLVLSLFFVMAMLFVVSQRIKISYPILLVIGGLAISLIPGMPVISINPDLVFLVFLPPLLFEAAWYTNWDSLKKWRRSIMSLGFGLVFFTSIAIAYFSVNIIPGFTLALGFLLGGIISPPDAVAATSVLKGVKIPKRGITLLEGESLVNDAASLTVFRFAVAVILTGQFVFQEAASEFLVLSIMGVVVGLAIAHILYLFLRYIAKSSSISTPITLIAPYIMYLVAEHFHWSGVLAVVSGGLFLSFRSGDYLNYHTRIQTKEVWATLGFLLNGFVFILIGLELPVIVAGLGQYSQGQAINYALIISGIVIVLRILLVYLSEYLPRFISKKIRTREKSPGWKLPLIVGWAGMRGVVSLASALAIPLTLNNGEPFPHRNLILFITFVVILITLVIQGLTLPILIRIIKIDEIDVEEPVENQIDEIRVQLAKESIAYLDNNYSKEMQEYETIARIKEQLLRSITLSENAKLADNRAQLTAVRSLYNKIMLEIVGIRRNGLYKIREEKHYDSSIIKELEYTLDLEESRLKRK